A genome region from Leptodactylus fuscus isolate aLepFus1 chromosome 6, aLepFus1.hap2, whole genome shotgun sequence includes the following:
- the KCNJ2 gene encoding inward rectifier potassium channel 2: MGSVRTNRYSVVSSEEDGMKLATMAVANGYGNGKSKIHTRQQCRSRFVKKDGHCNVQFINVSEKGQRYLSDIFTTCVDIRWRWMLVIFCLAFILSWLFFGCVFWLIALLHNDLGSPENHRSCVTEVKSFTAAFLFSIETQTTIGYGFRCVTDECPVAVFMVVFQSIVGCIIDAFIIGAVMAKMAKPKKRNETLVFSDTAVIAMRDGKLCLMWRVGNLRKSHLVEAHVRAQLLKSRITSEGEYIPLDQIDINVGFDSGIDRIFLVSPITIVHEIDEDSPLYDLSKQDLDNSDFEIVVILEGMVEATAMTTQCRSSYLANEIYWGHRYEPVLFEEKSYYKVDYSRFHKTYEVPNTPVCSARDLAEKKYILSNPNTFCYENEVSLTSKEEEGSDNGLPDSMSTDMHPDMDHHNQVSLDPRPLRRESEI, encoded by the coding sequence ATGGGCAGCGTGCGAACCAACCGCTACAGCGTTGTGTCTTCAGAAGAGGACGGAATGAAGCTGGCCACCATGGCGGTTGCCAACGGGTATGGAAACGGAAAGAGCAAAATCCATACCCGGCAGCAGTGCCGTAGCCGATTCGTCAAGAAGGACGGCCACTGCAACGTCCAGTTCATCAACGTGAGCGAGAAGGGGCAGCGCTACCTATCCGATATCTTCACCACGTGCGTGGACATTCGTTGGCGATGGATGCTGGTCATCTTTTGCCTGGCTTTCATACTGTCTTGGCTTTTCTTCGGCTGTGTCTTCTGGCTGATAGCTCTTCTTCACAACGACCTGGGGTCTCCGGAAAATCACCGATCTTGTGTCACCGAGGTCAAGAGTTTCACAGCAGCCTTCCTCTTCTCTATCGAAACCCAGACCACCATCGGCTACGGCTTCCGATGCGTCACAGACGAGTGCCCGGTGGCGGTGTTCATGGTGGTCTTCCAGTCCATCGTCGGCTGCATCATCGACGCCTTCATCATTGGTGCTGTCATGGCTAAAATGGCCAAACCCAAAAAGAGGAACGAGACTTTGGTTTTCAGTGACACTGCCGTCATCGCCATGAGGGACGGCAAACTCTGCTTGATGTGGAGAGTGGGCAATCTCCGAAAGAGTCACCTGGTCGAGGCTCACGTCCGAGCCCAGCTCCTCAAGTCTCGCATCACGTCCGAAGGAGAGTACATCCCCTTAGATCAAATAGACATCAACGTCGGCTTCGACAGCGGCATCGACCGGATATTCTTAGTTTCTCCCATTACCATTGTTCACGAAATCGACGAAGACAGTCCTTTGTACGACCTTAGCAAACAAGACTTAGACAATTCCGATTTTGAGATAGTAGTCATATTGGAAGGCATGGTGGAAGCCACGGCCATGACCACTCAGTGTCGGAGCTCCTACCTAGCCAACGAAATCTACTGGGGTCACCGCTACGAACCCGTCCTTTTCGAAGAAAAAAGTTACTATAAAGTAGACTACTCCCGCTTTCACAAAACCTACGAAGTGCCCAACACCCCGGTGTGTAGCGCCAGGGACTTAGCCGAAAAGAAATATATACTGTCCAACCCAAATACTTTTTGCTACGAGAACGAAGTCTCTCTGACTAGCAAAGAGGAGGAAGGCAGTGACAATGGTCTACCCGATAGCATGAGCACGGACATGCATCCAGATATGGACCACCACAACCAAGTGTCCCTCGACCCTAGGCCGCTACGGAGGGAATCGGAGATATGA